One segment of Pandoraea pnomenusa DNA contains the following:
- a CDS encoding TRAP transporter small permease, protein MSGAAVSAEPAVARTRMLRRLDAWLQGVSRLLMAVCMVALVGAALVLSYSVFARHVLKLATDWQDEAAVFLLVGATFVSAAHVQHLRGHIGIEAITTLLSARVNRVRRWVVDIVTFAFCAFFAWKSWTLFWEAYVDGQTSSSTWGPPLSIPYGLMAFGMSLLSVQLLLQVAIGACELGRHDGGRAHGVDAAAPTKDRTGGHA, encoded by the coding sequence ATGAGCGGGGCTGCCGTGAGCGCGGAACCTGCGGTGGCGCGCACGCGCATGTTGCGGCGGCTCGACGCCTGGCTCCAGGGCGTGAGCCGTTTGCTGATGGCCGTGTGCATGGTGGCGCTCGTGGGGGCCGCGCTGGTGCTGAGCTACAGCGTGTTCGCCCGCCATGTGCTCAAGCTCGCCACCGACTGGCAGGACGAAGCCGCGGTTTTCCTGCTGGTGGGGGCGACCTTCGTTTCCGCCGCTCACGTGCAGCATCTGCGAGGACACATCGGCATCGAGGCGATCACCACGCTGCTCTCGGCGCGCGTGAATCGCGTGCGGCGCTGGGTGGTGGACATCGTCACCTTCGCCTTTTGCGCCTTTTTCGCGTGGAAATCCTGGACGCTGTTCTGGGAGGCCTATGTCGACGGCCAGACGAGCAGTTCGACGTGGGGGCCGCCGCTGTCGATTCCCTACGGGTTGATGGCCTTCGGCATGAGCCTGCTCTCGGTGCAGTTGCTGTTGCAGGTGGCCATCGGCGCATGCGAGCTGGGCCGGCATGACGGGGGGCGCGCGCATGGCGTGGACGCCGCCGCGCCAACGAAGGATCGGACGGGAGGCCATGCATGA